A single genomic interval of Adhaeribacter pallidiroseus harbors:
- a CDS encoding translocation/assembly module TamB domain-containing protein yields the protein MENNKNKWAGVIKTTLRIVLGLFLFFILLFTCLVIALRQPAIQTRAVQKASSVLSAKIGHQVTIERVAIRFFNKVILEKVKVLDRNKQELFYIGEAEASLSGFSPRNYRQLTINELKLTNPHAAFVRYKTADSMNLSVFIAAIKRLVKKDTTQTAKAKFDFKINNLILKNGQFRYENQKREPTAFGMDYQHLDIDSINVTVSDIILGDTIKIRLTDLQAHEHKSNAKLKNLDARMVYTSTFWEFADLDLRLNRSNLRRYVRFDYKRFLNFTSFNDSVQVTATLDSAAIFSDDIALFAPQLKEWHDKILISGEAKGKVRRFNAKNIDLYYGDKTHIVGNLSADGLPRYKETFADLKLKPSVITARDLKKFIPAKNYALVERLGTIKLQGDFLGFYSDFVAHGSFATALGKVVSDINLKINKNPDLSTYTGDLRTDQFALGKLLGDTRTLQSISMNGQVKGTGFNLRNARLNLDATIRSVGIMGYTYRNLTTDATLSRQLVAGKIKINDPNLVLSANGTINLSQAQPTFDLTTAVTRADLQALKLSNKKFILQTNASLNFTGINLNDLLGQATLQQTSLTYGKEVINFDSVSIKSAINSDNRSVAVSSNILDFTVSGNFQISRLIADLTTFVREDILSFKSNKAATESYYQKKKPYEGPDYELSMNLRFKKGNSLLRAYLPDVYLAENTLFTGTFRQGRNSTFNLYSHLDTLIYGKYQFYNNELEFDNSKLRTSTNILASLVFSSRTQQFTTAAPSENLFIEGIWNDSTINFAANIAQSNSTNKAAVAGNISFPPDKIQIVFNQSNINVLGKQWNIRPTNSILIGGAGKEIEVNNLELYFENQSINLAGFISRDPEQELVMDVKNFQLQNLVPLINQQIFGVLNAKASASNLFNKSIILSKLTVDSLRLDTIYIGEINGSTDWDKNEDKIKVDLGIFRSNMRVVSVTGDYNPRSETNPLNLLAVMDEAPVKLVEPLLKTLFSDLSGIMEGRVQINGRLNAPVLIGSAFVTNGRFRVNYLNTYYTFSDRIYFSDKDITFQNIRIRDMFNNPATIAGSIQHEGFRNMKLDLKGEFRRFMVLNTTRAQNSLYYGTAIASGTASLTGEPSNLFITVNARSDAGTKMSIPLDGQQEARQQSYIQFVNHKRADSVATGPAVNAPRVDLAGINLKFNLGITQEAELEIIFDEETGDIVRGSGNGRINLNIDTRGEFSMDGQVEIVQGYYNFTLYNIIRKGFNIRPGGTITWNGDPYAGIMDLTATYTQRIALPTSISPDKSAFRYPVTAVMDLDGKLLSPEIKLNLEFEETPAALETQINAYLADIRNNQDELNRQVFNLLILKRLSDPANASQSNVSAQVDNALGLTSSLSQALSNQLGNLISQLDSNLEIDIGLDGFTGQQLNDLQLRLSYSFFKGRLRLSHEGGLPGSNYNNTDPTNPNYNPTNGEVPGSWRADIFMREDGKLRLKLEYNILPYSYTTFGQNTVSSLRGSILHTERFDSFSELFARRKLRRRMRKPPEKIIIDSDDRVGL from the coding sequence TTGGAAAACAACAAAAATAAATGGGCTGGTGTTATCAAAACTACTCTAAGAATAGTTTTAGGCTTGTTTCTATTCTTTATTTTACTTTTTACCTGTTTAGTAATTGCCTTGCGCCAGCCGGCTATTCAAACCAGGGCAGTACAAAAAGCTTCCTCCGTACTTTCTGCTAAAATTGGTCACCAGGTTACCATTGAACGGGTAGCCATCCGTTTTTTTAACAAAGTTATACTGGAAAAAGTAAAAGTTCTTGATCGGAATAAACAAGAATTATTTTATATCGGGGAAGCGGAAGCTAGTTTAAGTGGATTTTCACCGCGGAACTACCGGCAATTAACCATTAACGAGCTTAAACTTACCAATCCGCACGCCGCTTTTGTCCGCTACAAAACGGCCGATTCTATGAATTTAAGTGTTTTTATAGCGGCCATTAAAAGACTGGTTAAAAAAGATACTACCCAAACGGCTAAAGCTAAGTTTGATTTTAAAATAAACAATTTAATTCTGAAGAACGGTCAATTCCGTTACGAGAATCAAAAACGCGAACCTACTGCTTTTGGTATGGATTACCAGCACTTGGATATTGATAGCATAAATGTTACTGTTTCTGACATTATCTTAGGCGATACCATTAAAATTCGCCTCACCGATTTACAAGCCCACGAACATAAATCTAATGCCAAACTCAAAAACCTAGACGCCCGCATGGTATACACGTCTACTTTTTGGGAATTTGCCGACTTAGACCTACGCTTAAATCGAAGCAACCTGCGTCGCTATGTACGGTTTGATTATAAGCGTTTTTTAAATTTTACCTCTTTTAACGACAGTGTGCAGGTAACCGCTACGCTTGATTCCGCGGCTATTTTTTCCGATGACATTGCTTTATTTGCCCCGCAATTAAAAGAATGGCACGACAAAATTTTAATTTCCGGCGAGGCTAAAGGTAAGGTCCGGCGCTTTAATGCCAAAAACATTGATCTTTACTACGGTGATAAAACCCATATCGTGGGTAATTTAAGCGCCGATGGCTTACCGCGTTATAAAGAAACTTTTGCCGATTTAAAATTAAAACCTTCGGTAATTACGGCTCGTGATCTGAAAAAATTTATTCCGGCTAAAAATTACGCCCTGGTAGAACGCTTAGGCACCATTAAACTACAAGGCGATTTTCTCGGCTTTTATTCTGATTTCGTGGCGCATGGTTCTTTTGCCACGGCCTTAGGAAAAGTAGTGTCGGATATAAATTTAAAAATTAATAAAAACCCAGACTTATCTACATATACCGGCGATTTACGAACCGACCAATTTGCATTAGGAAAGTTATTAGGCGATACCCGTACCTTGCAATCTATTTCGATGAACGGACAGGTAAAAGGTACCGGCTTCAACCTGCGGAACGCCCGTTTGAATTTGGATGCGACGATCCGTTCGGTTGGCATAATGGGCTATACTTACCGCAACTTAACTACCGATGCTACTTTAAGCCGCCAGTTAGTAGCCGGAAAAATTAAAATTAATGATCCTAATTTAGTGCTTTCGGCCAACGGAACTATTAATTTAAGCCAAGCCCAACCAACTTTCGACCTTACCACTGCCGTTACCCGGGCCGATTTACAAGCCTTAAAATTATCTAACAAAAAATTTATTCTGCAAACCAACGCCAGTTTAAATTTTACCGGTATCAACCTAAACGATTTGTTAGGTCAGGCCACTTTGCAGCAAACATCGCTTACCTACGGGAAAGAAGTCATAAATTTTGATTCGGTTTCCATAAAGTCTGCCATTAACTCAGATAATCGCTCTGTTGCGGTAAGCAGCAACATTCTGGACTTTACGGTTTCCGGTAATTTTCAAATTTCTCGGCTAATAGCGGACTTAACTACGTTTGTGCGGGAAGATATACTAAGTTTTAAAAGCAATAAAGCGGCCACCGAATCTTACTACCAGAAAAAGAAGCCTTACGAAGGTCCGGACTATGAGTTGAGCATGAACCTGCGGTTTAAGAAAGGCAATTCCTTGCTGAGAGCGTATTTACCGGATGTATACCTGGCCGAAAACACATTGTTCACCGGTACTTTCCGGCAAGGCCGTAATTCCACTTTTAACTTGTATAGCCACCTGGACACCCTAATTTACGGCAAATACCAATTTTATAACAACGAACTGGAGTTTGATAATTCTAAATTACGGACCAGCACCAACATATTGGCCAGTTTAGTGTTCTCGTCGCGTACGCAACAATTTACCACCGCTGCTCCTTCCGAAAATTTGTTTATAGAAGGTATCTGGAACGACAGTACCATTAATTTTGCGGCCAATATTGCGCAAAGCAACAGTACCAACAAAGCGGCCGTAGCCGGCAATATCAGCTTTCCACCCGACAAAATTCAGATTGTATTTAATCAGTCTAACATTAACGTATTAGGCAAACAATGGAACATCCGGCCTACGAACAGCATCTTAATCGGCGGCGCTGGTAAAGAAATTGAAGTAAATAATCTGGAACTGTATTTCGAGAATCAGAGCATTAACTTGGCCGGATTTATTTCCCGGGATCCCGAGCAGGAATTAGTAATGGATGTTAAAAACTTCCAGTTGCAAAATTTGGTTCCCCTTATTAATCAGCAGATTTTTGGGGTTTTAAATGCCAAGGCGTCGGCCTCCAACTTATTTAATAAATCCATTATACTCAGCAAATTAACCGTAGACTCCTTACGCCTGGATACTATTTACATCGGCGAAATTAATGGCTCTACCGATTGGGATAAGAATGAAGATAAAATTAAAGTAGATTTAGGCATATTCCGGAGCAACATGCGCGTAGTTTCGGTTACCGGCGATTATAATCCCCGTTCGGAAACGAACCCGTTGAATTTATTGGCGGTAATGGACGAAGCTCCCGTAAAACTGGTTGAACCTTTGTTAAAAACGCTTTTCTCCGATTTATCGGGTATTATGGAAGGCCGGGTACAAATAAACGGCCGTTTAAACGCGCCGGTATTAATTGGGTCGGCGTTCGTTACAAACGGACGCTTTCGGGTGAATTATTTAAACACCTATTATACGTTTAGCGATCGTATTTATTTTTCTGATAAAGATATCACCTTTCAGAATATTCGAATCCGGGACATGTTTAACAATCCGGCAACCATTGCGGGGAGCATCCAACACGAAGGCTTCCGGAATATGAAGCTTGATTTAAAAGGAGAATTTCGTCGTTTTATGGTTTTAAATACGACGCGGGCGCAAAATTCTTTGTATTACGGTACGGCCATTGCTAGCGGCACAGCCAGCTTAACCGGTGAACCTTCTAATTTGTTTATTACCGTAAACGCCCGCAGCGACGCGGGTACAAAAATGTCGATCCCGTTGGATGGGCAGCAGGAAGCCCGGCAACAAAGTTATATCCAGTTTGTCAATCATAAAAGAGCAGACTCCGTAGCTACGGGTCCTGCGGTGAATGCGCCGCGAGTAGACCTGGCCGGTATAAATTTAAAATTTAACCTGGGGATTACCCAAGAAGCCGAATTGGAGATAATTTTTGATGAAGAAACCGGCGATATTGTACGGGGTTCCGGTAACGGCCGGATAAACTTAAATATCGATACCCGCGGTGAATTTTCCATGGACGGCCAGGTGGAAATTGTGCAAGGTTATTACAATTTTACGCTGTATAACATCATTCGGAAAGGCTTTAATATCCGGCCCGGCGGCACCATCACCTGGAACGGCGACCCATACGCCGGTATTATGGACTTAACCGCCACCTATACCCAGCGCATTGCTTTACCTACCAGTATTTCTCCGGATAAAAGCGCTTTTCGTTATCCCGTAACGGCCGTTATGGATTTAGATGGCAAATTACTCTCCCCGGAAATTAAGCTTAACCTGGAATTTGAGGAAACTCCGGCGGCGCTCGAAACGCAGATAAATGCTTATTTAGCGGATATCCGTAATAATCAGGACGAGTTGAACCGGCAGGTGTTTAATCTACTCATTTTAAAACGTTTATCCGATCCGGCTAACGCTTCACAATCAAATGTAAGTGCTCAGGTAGATAATGCGCTTGGCTTAACCAGTAGTTTAAGTCAGGCTTTATCTAACCAATTAGGTAATTTAATTTCGCAACTCGATAGCAACCTGGAAATTGATATTGGCCTGGATGGGTTTACCGGACAACAATTAAATGATTTACAACTTCGGCTCAGTTACTCTTTTTTTAAAGGACGCTTGCGGTTAAGTCACGAAGGCGGATTGCCGGGAAGTAATTACAACAACACCGATCCTACTAATCCAAATTATAATCCGACTAACGGCGAAGTACCGGGTTCTTGGCGCGCCGATATTTTTATGCGGGAAGACGGAAAGCTTCGACTTAAACTAGAATACAACATTCTTCCGTATTCCTACACTACTTTTGGCCAAAATACCGTGAGCAGTTTACGCGGCAGTATTTTGCACACCGAACGGTTCGATTCTTTCTCCGAGCTTTTTGCCCGCCGGAAATTGCGTCGCCGGATGCGCAAACCGCCCGAGAAAATCATAATTGACTCTGATGACCGGGTAGGATTATAA
- the tsaD gene encoding tRNA (adenosine(37)-N6)-threonylcarbamoyltransferase complex transferase subunit TsaD, with product MSPTLLAIESSCDDTSAAVIRGGKVLANIVATQEVHKQYGGVVPELASRAHQQNIIPVVTQALLTAKITKKELDAVAFTRGPGLLGALLVGCSFAKAFALGLQIPLIEVNHMQAHILAHFIDEPKPAFPFLCLTVSGGHTQIVLVKDYLNMQILGQTTDDAVGEAFDKSAKLVGLDYPGGPLLDQLAATGNPDRFTFPIVSMPGYDYSFSGIKTAVLYFLRDNKTQNPNFIAENLPDICASIQNALIQTLLKKLKLAAKETGIREIAIAGGVSANSGLRRAMQEGATRYNWNVYIPDFQYCTDNAAMIAMVAHYKFLQGDFANQYVSPDPRYKV from the coding sequence ATGAGTCCTACACTATTAGCAATTGAATCTTCCTGCGATGATACTTCGGCCGCCGTTATTCGCGGCGGCAAGGTCTTAGCCAACATCGTAGCTACCCAGGAGGTTCATAAACAATACGGCGGCGTGGTTCCGGAATTAGCTTCCCGGGCGCACCAGCAGAACATTATTCCGGTAGTAACGCAAGCCTTACTTACGGCAAAGATAACAAAAAAGGAGTTAGATGCAGTAGCCTTTACCCGCGGTCCGGGTTTGCTCGGCGCTTTACTGGTTGGTTGCTCTTTTGCGAAAGCTTTTGCTTTGGGTTTACAGATTCCTTTGATAGAGGTAAACCACATGCAAGCCCACATTTTAGCGCATTTTATCGACGAACCAAAACCTGCTTTCCCTTTTTTATGCCTGACGGTAAGCGGCGGCCATACGCAAATTGTTTTAGTAAAAGATTACTTGAATATGCAGATACTTGGCCAAACTACCGATGATGCCGTAGGCGAAGCTTTTGACAAATCCGCAAAATTAGTAGGTTTAGATTACCCCGGGGGGCCTTTACTGGACCAACTTGCTGCCACAGGTAATCCGGATCGTTTTACTTTTCCCATTGTGAGTATGCCTGGTTATGATTATTCGTTTAGCGGCATTAAAACGGCTGTTTTGTATTTTCTCCGCGATAATAAAACGCAAAATCCAAATTTTATTGCCGAAAACTTACCCGATATTTGTGCCAGTATTCAGAACGCCTTAATTCAAACTTTACTTAAAAAATTGAAATTAGCGGCGAAAGAAACCGGGATTCGCGAAATTGCCATTGCGGGCGGCGTTTCGGCTAACTCCGGTTTGCGGCGCGCCATGCAAGAAGGTGCCACGCGTTATAACTGGAACGTGTACATTCCGGATTTTCAATATTGCACTGATAATGCGGCTATGATCGCGATGGTGGCGCATTATAAATTTCTGCAAGGCGATTTTGCTAACCAATACGTAAGCCCTGATCCCAGATATAAAGTTTAG
- a CDS encoding YfiT family bacillithiol transferase — MTTASIDSLRYPIGKFQSKNTYSADELKEYIQDISHLPALLRKAIKDLGEAELETPYRPGGWTVRQTVNHVADSHINSYVRFHLALTEEKPVIKPYEEHLWAELVDGKHAPVEISCILLEALHLRWVMLLESLTPEQWQRTFVHPQSGEVTLSNAVGLYAWHGKHHVAHITALRNRNFDR; from the coding sequence ATGACTACAGCATCGATTGATTCGCTTCGTTACCCTATTGGTAAGTTCCAGTCCAAAAATACTTACTCGGCGGATGAACTAAAAGAATACATCCAGGATATCAGCCATTTGCCGGCTCTTTTGCGCAAAGCAATTAAAGACTTAGGCGAAGCAGAGTTAGAAACTCCGTACCGGCCAGGTGGCTGGACCGTTCGCCAAACGGTAAACCACGTGGCCGATAGCCACATCAATAGCTATGTTCGTTTCCATTTGGCCCTTACCGAAGAAAAACCCGTGATTAAGCCTTACGAAGAACATTTGTGGGCGGAGTTGGTTGATGGCAAACACGCTCCCGTGGAAATTTCCTGTATTTTGTTAGAAGCATTGCATCTGCGGTGGGTTATGTTGCTAGAATCGCTTACGCCGGAACAATGGCAACGAACCTTTGTGCACCCGCAGTCTGGCGAAGTAACGTTAAGTAATGCCGTTGGATTATACGCCTGGCACGGCAAACATCACGTGGCACATATTACCGCATTAAGAAACCGGAACTTTGACCGGTAG
- a CDS encoding DUF3109 family protein translates to MIVLQHTVVSDDLKDKFFVCNLDKCKGACCVEGDLGAPLEEEELTILKENYEVIKPYLSLDGQKAIAEQGLYIKDWEGDFSTTTIGNRECAYAIYDANLTLKCGIEQAYLAGKITWRKPISCHLYPIRITKYDGFEALNYDKWQICNAACNFGQDLGVRVYQFLKEPLIRKYGAEWYQELEDLVMAEEQVNNK, encoded by the coding sequence ATGATTGTTTTGCAACATACCGTCGTGAGCGACGATTTAAAAGATAAATTTTTCGTGTGTAACCTGGATAAATGCAAAGGAGCTTGCTGTGTGGAAGGTGATTTAGGCGCTCCTTTGGAAGAAGAGGAACTAACCATATTAAAGGAAAACTACGAAGTTATTAAGCCTTATCTTTCTTTAGATGGCCAAAAAGCTATTGCGGAACAAGGTTTGTACATTAAAGACTGGGAAGGCGATTTTTCCACTACTACCATCGGGAACCGGGAGTGTGCTTATGCCATTTATGACGCAAATTTAACTTTAAAATGCGGGATTGAGCAGGCTTATCTGGCAGGTAAAATTACATGGCGTAAACCTATTTCGTGCCATTTGTATCCCATTCGGATTACCAAATACGATGGATTTGAAGCGTTAAACTATGATAAATGGCAGATTTGTAATGCGGCTTGTAATTTTGGCCAAGACCTAGGCGTGCGGGTGTACCAGTTTTTAAAAGAACCACTTATCCGCAAATACGGAGCAGAATGGTACCAGGAACTGGAAGATTTAGTAATGGCTGAAGAGCAAGTTAATAATAAATAA
- the accC gene encoding acetyl-CoA carboxylase biotin carboxylase subunit has translation MFKKILVANRGEIALRIIRTCKEMGIKTVAVYSTADKESLHVRFADEAVCIGPPSSTLSYLNIPSIISAAEITNADAIHPGYGFLSENAEFSRICQENGIKFIGATPEMIHAMGDKSSAKSTMKKAGVPTIPGSEGLLKSVEEGIKLAHKIKYPVIIKATAGGGGRGMRIINSDEEFEKAWNSARTEAKAAFGDDGMYLEKFVEEPRHIEIQLVGDQYGKVCHLSERDCSIQRRHQKLIEETPSPFINEDLRDAMGKAAIAGASAIRYEGVGTIEFLVDKHKNFYFMEMNTRIQVEHPITEEVINFDLIKEQIKVAAGVPITGKNYYPQMHAIECRINAEDPMNGFRPAPGKITTLHIPGGHGVRVDTHVYAGYTIPPNYDSMIAKLITTAQTREEAIVKMKRALSEFVVEGVKTTIPFHLAMMDDENFKSGNFTTKYLDTYDFTKIAE, from the coding sequence GTGTTTAAAAAAATACTGGTTGCCAATCGCGGCGAAATTGCCCTGCGTATTATCCGCACCTGTAAAGAGATGGGCATTAAAACGGTAGCGGTTTACTCTACCGCCGATAAAGAAAGTCTACACGTCCGTTTTGCAGACGAAGCTGTATGCATTGGCCCTCCATCCAGCACCTTATCGTATTTAAATATTCCCAGCATTATTTCTGCGGCCGAAATAACCAATGCCGACGCCATTCATCCGGGTTACGGCTTTTTATCCGAGAATGCAGAATTTTCGCGTATTTGTCAGGAAAACGGCATTAAGTTTATTGGCGCTACTCCCGAAATGATTCATGCCATGGGAGATAAATCTTCGGCTAAATCTACCATGAAAAAAGCCGGGGTTCCTACTATTCCGGGTTCCGAAGGCTTACTCAAATCCGTAGAAGAAGGTATTAAGCTGGCCCATAAAATTAAATATCCGGTTATTATTAAAGCTACCGCCGGTGGTGGTGGCCGGGGTATGCGCATTATTAACTCCGACGAAGAATTTGAAAAGGCTTGGAACAGTGCGCGCACCGAAGCAAAAGCGGCTTTTGGGGACGATGGCATGTACCTGGAAAAGTTCGTAGAAGAGCCCCGCCACATCGAAATTCAATTAGTAGGCGACCAATATGGGAAAGTATGCCATTTATCGGAACGCGATTGCTCTATACAGCGGCGCCACCAGAAATTAATCGAAGAAACGCCTTCCCCGTTTATTAACGAGGATTTACGCGATGCCATGGGCAAAGCCGCCATTGCCGGCGCTTCGGCTATTCGTTACGAAGGAGTGGGTACCATTGAGTTTCTGGTAGACAAGCATAAAAATTTTTACTTCATGGAAATGAATACCCGAATTCAGGTGGAACACCCGATAACCGAGGAAGTAATTAATTTTGACCTTATAAAAGAACAGATTAAAGTTGCGGCTGGAGTACCCATTACCGGTAAAAATTATTATCCGCAGATGCACGCGATTGAATGCCGGATCAATGCCGAAGATCCAATGAATGGATTTCGGCCAGCGCCGGGCAAGATTACCACCCTGCATATTCCGGGTGGTCATGGGGTTCGGGTAGATACGCACGTATACGCTGGTTATACCATTCCGCCGAACTACGATTCCATGATTGCCAAATTAATCACCACGGCGCAAACCCGGGAAGAAGCTATTGTTAAAATGAAGCGGGCTTTAAGTGAATTTGTAGTAGAAGGGGTTAAAACAACCATTCCTTTTCATTTAGCCATGATGGACGATGAAAATTTTAAATCTGGTAATTTTACCACCAAATATCTGGATACTTACGACTTTACTAAAATAGCTGAGTAG
- the accB gene encoding acetyl-CoA carboxylase biotin carboxyl carrier protein yields MKAKELQELIDFIAKSGLNKVDIETEEFKISVKREPDSPKVHYVPEPPRAASPIAPVPATTPPVPAPVTAAPTPASTTGSDSNYITLKSPMIGTFYRSSSPDSAFFVNVGDEISKGDVICIIEAMKLFNEIEAEYSGKIVKVLVENASPVEYDQPLFLIDPS; encoded by the coding sequence ATGAAAGCGAAAGAACTTCAGGAACTAATTGACTTTATTGCAAAGTCGGGTTTAAACAAAGTAGATATTGAAACCGAAGAATTTAAAATTTCGGTGAAGCGGGAGCCGGATTCTCCGAAAGTGCACTACGTGCCCGAACCGCCCCGAGCTGCTTCGCCCATTGCTCCCGTACCTGCTACTACCCCACCTGTTCCGGCACCAGTTACTGCGGCTCCAACCCCAGCATCGACTACTGGTTCCGATAGTAACTACATTACCCTTAAATCCCCCATGATTGGCACTTTTTACCGCTCATCTAGTCCGGATTCCGCATTTTTTGTGAATGTAGGCGATGAGATTAGCAAAGGGGATGTGATCTGCATTATTGAGGCCATGAAATTATTTAACGAAATTGAGGCCGAGTATAGTGGAAAAATCGTTAAAGTACTCGTGGAAAATGCTTCTCCGGTGGAGTACGACCAACCTTTGTTCCTGATTGATCCATCATAA
- the efp gene encoding elongation factor P translates to MATTADFKNGLCLEYNGDLYIITEFQHVKPGKGPAFVRTKLKNIKTGKVIDNTFNAGVKVTTARVEQRPHQFLYKDDMGYTFMDNNTFEQVILEEKMVPFADLLKDGQEVTILFHAETETPLTCEIPPFVELMITYTEPGIKGDTATNASKAAIVETGATIQVPLFINQDELIKVDTRTYTYAERVK, encoded by the coding sequence ATGGCTACTACTGCTGATTTTAAAAACGGTTTGTGCTTAGAGTATAACGGCGATTTATACATTATCACGGAATTTCAGCATGTAAAGCCGGGCAAAGGTCCGGCTTTTGTGCGCACCAAATTAAAAAACATTAAAACCGGTAAAGTTATCGATAACACGTTTAATGCCGGTGTAAAAGTTACTACAGCTCGCGTGGAACAACGTCCGCATCAGTTTTTGTACAAAGACGATATGGGTTATACGTTTATGGATAACAATACTTTTGAGCAGGTGATTTTGGAAGAAAAAATGGTTCCTTTTGCCGATTTGTTAAAAGATGGCCAGGAGGTAACTATTCTGTTCCACGCCGAAACGGAAACGCCGCTAACCTGTGAAATTCCGCCTTTTGTGGAATTGATGATTACCTACACCGAACCCGGCATCAAAGGCGATACCGCCACCAATGCTTCTAAAGCAGCCATTGTAGAAACCGGTGCCACTATTCAGGTTCCGCTCTTTATTAATCAGGATGAATTAATAAAGGTAGATACCCGTACTTACACCTATGCAGAACGAGTTAAATAA
- a CDS encoding beta-ketoacyl-ACP synthase III, translated as MSKISAAITGVSGYVPDYILTNQELETMVETNDEWIVTRTGIKERRILKKEGEGTSYIVNQAVRDLLQKTNTSPEEVELIIVATTTPDMVFPATANLVANETGLVNAFGYDLQAACSGFLFALSTGAKYIESGRYKKVIIAGADKMSSIINYEDRTTCIIFGDGGGAVMLEPNTEGFGIIDEVLKSDGSGAPFLHMKAGGSRRPATHETVANKEHYAYQEGTTVFKFAVKGMADVAAEVMERNQLTGDDVAWLVPHQANKRIIDATSSRMNIGSDKVMINIDRYGNTTSGTLPLCLWDYENQLRKGDNIILAAFGGGFTWGSIYLKWAYDPQ; from the coding sequence ATGAGTAAAATATCTGCTGCTATTACAGGCGTAAGCGGCTACGTACCGGATTATATTCTCACCAATCAGGAACTGGAAACCATGGTGGAGACCAACGATGAATGGATTGTTACCCGCACCGGTATTAAAGAAAGAAGAATTTTAAAAAAAGAAGGCGAAGGCACTTCATATATTGTGAATCAGGCCGTGCGGGACCTGCTTCAAAAAACCAACACCAGCCCCGAAGAAGTAGAGTTAATTATTGTTGCTACTACTACCCCCGATATGGTATTTCCGGCAACCGCAAACCTGGTTGCGAACGAAACCGGCCTAGTGAACGCCTTTGGCTATGATTTACAAGCGGCTTGCTCCGGTTTTTTATTTGCCCTTTCAACGGGCGCCAAATACATTGAATCTGGTCGGTATAAAAAAGTAATTATTGCCGGCGCCGATAAAATGTCTTCTATCATTAATTACGAAGACCGGACTACTTGTATTATTTTTGGCGATGGTGGTGGTGCGGTAATGCTGGAACCAAATACCGAAGGTTTCGGTATTATTGACGAAGTTTTAAAATCGGATGGTTCCGGAGCCCCTTTCCTGCACATGAAAGCGGGTGGCAGCCGCCGACCGGCTACTCACGAAACGGTAGCCAACAAGGAGCACTACGCTTACCAAGAAGGAACTACCGTTTTTAAATTTGCCGTAAAAGGCATGGCCGATGTAGCCGCCGAAGTAATGGAACGCAATCAGTTAACCGGCGATGACGTAGCTTGGCTTGTACCGCACCAAGCCAATAAGCGGATTATTGATGCTACCTCCAGCCGCATGAACATTGGCAGCGACAAGGTAATGATTAACATTGACCGGTATGGCAATACCACCAGCGGTACGCTACCTTTATGCTTATGGGATTACGAAAACCAGCTAAGAAAAGGGGATAATATTATTCTGGCTGCTTTTGGCGGTGGTTTTACCTGGGGTTCTATTTACCTGAAGTGGGCCTACGACCCACAATAA